One Gloeothece verrucosa PCC 7822 DNA window includes the following coding sequences:
- a CDS encoding SDR family oxidoreductase, producing the protein MKLLVVGGTGTLGIQVARRALEEGYQVRCLVRNPKKPASSKLKEWGAELIQGNLRDPRTLITALEGIEAVIDVATARATDSLSIKQVDWEGKVNLIKAAASAGVERYVFFSIHNAEKFPNVPLMEIKHCTELFLAESGLKYTILRPCGFMQGLISQYAVPILDQQGVWITGESTPIAYMDTQDLAKFAVRALEVPQTEKRTFPLMGTRAWKAEEIIQLCERLSGKEAKISRVPMGLLRFLRRVTRFFQWTYNVSDRLAFAEVLASGQPLDAPMDEVYQAFGLDPKQTTTLESYLQDYFSRILKKLKELDYDKKDQKKKNKKTPFKTNFDGSLK; encoded by the coding sequence ATGAAATTATTGGTAGTTGGTGGTACGGGCACTTTGGGCATACAAGTGGCTCGTCGCGCTTTAGAAGAGGGTTATCAAGTACGGTGTTTAGTGCGAAATCCCAAAAAGCCGGCATCTTCAAAATTAAAAGAGTGGGGTGCTGAACTGATCCAAGGGAACCTACGTGACCCAAGAACCCTCATTACAGCATTAGAAGGAATAGAAGCCGTTATTGATGTAGCTACAGCTAGAGCCACTGATTCATTAAGTATTAAACAAGTTGACTGGGAAGGGAAAGTCAATCTCATTAAGGCGGCGGCATCGGCAGGCGTTGAGCGTTATGTCTTTTTCTCGATTCATAATGCCGAAAAATTTCCGAATGTTCCTTTAATGGAAATTAAACATTGTACAGAGCTTTTTTTAGCTGAATCTGGGTTAAAGTACACCATATTGCGCCCTTGTGGGTTTATGCAGGGGTTAATCAGCCAATACGCTGTGCCCATTTTAGATCAGCAGGGGGTTTGGATTACTGGCGAAAGTACACCCATTGCCTATATGGATACTCAAGATCTTGCTAAATTCGCCGTTCGCGCTTTGGAAGTTCCTCAAACCGAAAAAAGAACCTTTCCTCTGATGGGAACTCGCGCTTGGAAAGCTGAAGAAATTATCCAACTGTGTGAGCGGCTCTCGGGCAAAGAAGCCAAAATTTCGCGAGTTCCTATGGGATTGTTGCGTTTTCTGCGCCGAGTGACTCGCTTTTTTCAATGGACTTATAATGTATCAGACCGTCTAGCCTTTGCGGAGGTTTTAGCGAGTGGTCAACCCTTAGACGCGCCAATGGATGAAGTTTATCAAGCCTTTGGACTTGATCCCAAGCAAACAACTACTTTAGAATCCTATTTACAAGATTATTTTAGTCGAATCCTTAAAAAGCTTAAAGAACTCGATTACGACAAAAAAGACCAGAAAAAGAAAAACAAGAAAACCCCTTTTAAAACTAATTTTGACGGATCTCTAAAGTAG
- a CDS encoding prephenate/arogenate dehydrogenase translates to MTKIGIVGLGLIGGSLGLDLRASGLEIFGVSRNPKTCEIAMELEAVNHADVSLEILSQTEIIFICTPIDKIIPTVERLTLELNLNPETIITDVGSVKAPIVERCSQLWPNFVGGHPMAGTAEQGIYAAQKNLFVNRPYVLTSVETTPEKSVEKLREIVQKLGALLYDQCSPIEHDQAVAWISHLPVMVSASLIDACIHESDSNIQELAQKLASSGFRDTSRVGGGNPELGLMMAHYNREALLVSLSQYRQSLEQVIDLIENENWERLEEFLEKTQQLRGRFCS, encoded by the coding sequence ATGACTAAAATTGGAATTGTAGGACTAGGGTTAATAGGCGGCTCTTTAGGACTAGATTTACGGGCCTCTGGCTTAGAAATATTTGGGGTCTCTCGTAACCCAAAAACCTGTGAAATTGCTATGGAGCTAGAGGCGGTTAATCATGCTGATGTTAGTCTAGAAATATTGTCTCAGACAGAAATAATTTTTATCTGTACTCCTATTGATAAGATTATTCCTACTGTGGAAAGATTAACCCTCGAACTCAATCTTAATCCTGAAACTATTATTACCGATGTCGGCTCGGTTAAAGCCCCTATTGTTGAACGATGTTCTCAACTTTGGCCCAATTTTGTCGGCGGACATCCGATGGCAGGAACCGCAGAACAAGGAATCTATGCCGCACAAAAGAACCTATTTGTCAATCGACCTTATGTTTTGACCTCAGTGGAAACGACTCCTGAAAAATCTGTCGAAAAACTGCGAGAAATTGTGCAGAAACTAGGAGCCTTGCTCTATGATCAATGTTCTCCCATAGAACATGATCAAGCGGTTGCTTGGATTTCTCATTTACCCGTCATGGTTAGTGCTAGTCTGATTGATGCTTGTATTCATGAATCAGACTCAAATATTCAAGAGTTAGCCCAAAAATTAGCCAGTTCTGGGTTTAGAGATACCAGTCGAGTCGGAGGAGGAAACCCAGAATTAGGGCTAATGATGGCTCATTATAATCGAGAAGCTTTATTAGTATCACTCTCTCAATATCGCCAAAGTTTAGAGCAAGTCATTGATCTGATTGAGAATGAAAATTGGGAGCGGCTAGAAGAATTTCTTGAAAAAACTCAACAATTACGAGGAAGATTTTGTTCTTAA
- a CDS encoding Hpt domain-containing protein, with the protein MEAANSKILEYFIIEANEHLETLEKGILDLSNMANDSEEVNEMFRAAHSIKGGAAMLGYGSIQKTAHRLEDAFKILRENYVQVDQKLESLFLKAYDILQALVEKLQSPFGLQDDEANALVQQGEPMFNELQSYLNQLLNPNAKGTTVIAETAVVNPSSQIKELLRQMLQLFKQEATAESRQRLEKLVSSLSKVAPNDSGWQQLVNLSQKAIANPKHSYPTLAPVIIKELKRGSDLLELGQSQNIAPTFELEQLANAKLPQILVSLEPQSVAKTLMKVFNKQQLSQLVQILETAR; encoded by the coding sequence GTGGAAGCGGCAAATAGTAAAATTCTAGAATATTTCATTATAGAAGCCAACGAACACTTAGAAACCTTAGAAAAGGGCATTTTAGATCTCTCTAACATGGCTAATGACTCTGAAGAGGTTAATGAAATGTTTCGAGCGGCCCATTCTATTAAAGGTGGCGCGGCGATGCTTGGCTATGGGAGCATTCAAAAAACAGCCCACCGCTTAGAAGACGCTTTTAAAATCCTAAGAGAAAATTATGTTCAAGTTGACCAAAAATTAGAATCTTTATTTTTAAAAGCCTATGATATCTTACAAGCGCTAGTGGAAAAATTACAAAGTCCTTTTGGTCTTCAAGATGATGAAGCTAACGCCCTCGTTCAACAAGGAGAACCCATGTTTAACGAGTTACAGAGCTATCTCAATCAATTGCTTAACCCCAATGCCAAAGGCACTACTGTGATAGCTGAGACGGCTGTGGTTAATCCATCTTCTCAAATTAAAGAACTGCTGCGGCAAATGTTACAACTCTTTAAGCAGGAAGCTACAGCAGAATCTCGCCAAAGACTAGAAAAATTAGTATCTAGCTTAAGTAAAGTAGCCCCTAATGATTCCGGATGGCAACAACTGGTCAACTTGTCTCAAAAAGCCATCGCTAACCCAAAACACTCCTATCCGACTCTAGCGCCTGTGATCATTAAAGAGCTTAAACGAGGCAGTGACTTGCTTGAATTAGGGCAAAGTCAAAACATCGCCCCGACTTTTGAGTTAGAGCAACTGGCTAATGCTAAATTACCTCAAATCCTGGTGTCTTTAGAGCCGCAGTCAGTGGCAAAAACCCTTATGAAAGTTTTTAATAAACAACAACTATCTCAGTTAGTACAAATTCTTGAAACAGCACGGTAA
- a CDS encoding NAD(+) kinase, which yields MPTAGIIYNDIKPIACKVALELEDKLKTHGWEVVTATGGGGILGYSRPESPVCHTRIEQLIPPNFDSSLTFAIVLGGDGTVLSAARQLAPCGIPLLTVNTGHMGFLTEIYLNQLPSALDKLLAGDYNIEERSMMTVQLFREEFLLWEALCLNEMVVHREPLTSMCHFEIQIGHHAPVDIAADGIIVSTPTGSTAYSLSAGGPVVTPDVPVFQLAPICPHSLASRALVFSDSEKVNIFPATPNRMVMVVDGNGGCYILPDDRIHLERSSYRVRFIRLQSPEFFRVLREKLGWGLPHIAKPTSVELP from the coding sequence GTGCCAACAGCCGGCATCATCTATAACGATATCAAACCGATAGCTTGTAAAGTGGCTTTGGAGTTAGAAGACAAGCTAAAAACTCATGGTTGGGAGGTGGTAACCGCCACAGGTGGGGGAGGAATATTGGGCTATTCTCGACCAGAAAGCCCTGTATGTCATACCCGTATTGAACAATTAATTCCGCCAAACTTTGACTCGAGTTTAACTTTTGCAATTGTTTTAGGGGGTGATGGGACAGTATTATCGGCTGCCCGTCAATTAGCTCCTTGTGGAATTCCCCTTTTAACGGTTAATACTGGGCATATGGGGTTTTTGACCGAAATTTATTTGAATCAATTACCCTCTGCCTTAGATAAGTTACTGGCGGGAGATTACAACATTGAAGAACGCTCAATGATGACTGTACAGTTATTCCGAGAGGAGTTTTTATTATGGGAAGCTTTGTGTCTTAATGAAATGGTGGTTCATCGAGAGCCTTTAACCAGTATGTGCCATTTTGAAATTCAAATTGGTCATCATGCGCCTGTGGATATTGCGGCTGATGGGATTATTGTTTCTACGCCTACCGGTTCTACTGCCTATTCTTTGAGTGCAGGGGGTCCAGTGGTTACTCCTGATGTTCCTGTATTCCAGTTGGCCCCCATTTGTCCTCATTCTCTGGCTTCTCGCGCTCTCGTCTTTTCTGATAGTGAAAAGGTGAATATTTTTCCAGCTACTCCTAACCGAATGGTGATGGTGGTGGATGGTAACGGGGGTTGCTATATTTTACCCGACGATCGAATTCATCTAGAGCGCTCATCTTATCGCGTCCGCTTTATTCGCTTACAATCTCCCGAGTTTTTCCGTGTATTACGAGAAAAGCTGGGTTGGGGTTTACCTCATATCGCTAAACCCACTTCTGTAGAATTGCCTTGA
- a CDS encoding glycosyltransferase family 4 protein produces MYSTDKSKKFLLIAPSYACLDTTGGGQRTLLIYQSLLVLGKVDVVIVGKGYLPFLKKFFPDANSINLIEHLERGQFGKWRWVRPLSPKLVDQIATVFGERSIEYQADPQVLSLVTDLINKNNYDFIVGRYLRPTARSGVFNQNTIPILLDIDDLDDSVFRSRLNQPNLNPLLRPLITRQLRQIEEIMPPLIEKCKHIWVTNENDARRINHPSVSLLPNIPYQFSISNLVVPSFKQSNSPVILFVGTYGHRVNREAMLRFVKHCWPKIHGVVAQAKLRIVGSGGWEKIESVIGQIPGVEVVGFVENLAEEYEQCTFTIVPIFEGGGTKIKVVESLFYGRTAIITSHAHNGYETLQNGEYLLVAENETEFINHCIQLLKEPELCIKMAEKGQAKVVKEYSTNGFQSIIKETLNTVNNGVPSELIKTQ; encoded by the coding sequence GGTCAACGGACCCTCCTTATTTATCAAAGTCTTCTGGTTCTAGGAAAGGTGGATGTTGTTATAGTAGGTAAAGGCTACTTACCCTTTCTCAAAAAATTTTTTCCAGATGCCAACTCAATCAATCTAATTGAACATTTAGAACGGGGGCAATTTGGAAAATGGCGGTGGGTTCGACCTTTATCACCTAAGTTAGTGGATCAAATAGCAACAGTTTTCGGAGAACGTAGCATCGAATATCAAGCGGACCCACAAGTCCTGTCTTTAGTTACTGATTTAATCAATAAAAATAATTACGATTTCATCGTGGGCAGATATTTACGACCCACTGCGCGTTCTGGAGTTTTTAATCAGAATACTATTCCCATATTACTCGACATTGATGATTTAGATGATAGCGTTTTTCGCTCTCGGTTGAATCAGCCGAATTTAAATCCTTTATTGCGTCCGCTAATTACTAGACAACTGCGACAAATAGAGGAAATTATGCCGCCATTAATTGAAAAATGTAAGCATATTTGGGTAACTAATGAAAATGATGCTCGTAGAATCAATCATCCTTCAGTTTCATTGCTTCCCAACATTCCTTATCAGTTCAGTATCTCAAATCTAGTTGTACCGTCTTTTAAACAGTCAAACTCGCCAGTAATCCTCTTTGTAGGAACTTACGGTCATCGGGTCAATCGTGAAGCTATGTTAAGATTTGTTAAGCACTGTTGGCCAAAAATTCATGGGGTAGTGGCTCAAGCCAAACTGCGGATAGTAGGGTCAGGAGGATGGGAAAAGATAGAATCTGTTATTGGTCAAATTCCGGGCGTAGAAGTGGTAGGTTTTGTTGAGAATCTAGCCGAGGAATATGAACAATGTACTTTTACGATTGTGCCAATTTTTGAAGGGGGTGGGACAAAAATCAAAGTTGTAGAGTCTCTTTTTTATGGACGAACTGCGATTATTACTTCCCATGCTCACAATGGCTACGAAACGTTACAAAATGGAGAATATCTCTTAGTTGCTGAGAATGAAACAGAATTTATTAATCACTGTATCCAACTTTTGAAAGAACCAGAATTATGTATAAAAATGGCCGAGAAGGGACAAGCTAAGGTAGTTAAAGAATATTCCACGAATGGATTTCAATCTATAATTAAAGAAACCCTCAACACAGTTAATAATGGAGTCCCATCCGAGCTAATTAAAACTCAGTAA
- a CDS encoding ABC transporter ATP-binding protein, with protein sequence MIQYLSKLLYVVTGKRIQLAILVLTFFVSSGVEVFGVGLIGPFLNIAIKPSSIQKIPVLNWIYEQLHLQSTREFIPLMGLAITCSFIIQAVLLIYSQKYLSDFSYNQQRILTNRLIHSYLAAPYTFHLSKNTAHIIKNIISETTLFTQGCLMPSLRFINYLVITLLFFVLLAKTSSVLLILVLGVILPIFLLFNQLGGKLRQWGKHRSESQKEIVRTINHSLGGFKETRILGCESYFRKEVEHQSHVYSRASTLFTIAQMLPNVIIKTVLIMILVLYIAFAETLFNQNLASLTGVIGIFAVAAMRLTPVASGVITTINQLQNSGYTLDMLYLDLKELEKENTTYQLDEGKALSRSNNTNSNLPENETLAFENQIDLVDISYRYPGSEEPSLDHIFLSIKKGESIALIGKSGAGKTTLVDVILGLLIPESGDIQVDGVSVYNNLRSWQNLVGYIPQSIFLLDDTIEKNIAFGVPNKLIDQDRLFKAIKAAQLEEVVEQLPKGIKTEIGERGVRLSGGQRQRIGIARALYHEREILVLDEATSALDNETERLVTEAIKSLAGSKTLIIIAHRLTTVEHCNRIYMLNKGSIVKSGSYQEVVTS encoded by the coding sequence ATGATTCAATATTTATCAAAGCTTTTATACGTCGTAACCGGTAAAAGAATACAATTGGCTATTCTCGTGTTAACTTTTTTCGTTTCATCAGGCGTAGAAGTTTTCGGCGTAGGACTGATTGGCCCATTTCTTAACATAGCTATTAAACCAAGCTCTATTCAAAAGATCCCTGTTTTAAACTGGATTTACGAGCAATTACATCTGCAATCTACTAGAGAGTTTATTCCCTTGATGGGCCTGGCTATTACCTGTTCCTTTATCATTCAAGCTGTTTTACTAATTTATTCACAAAAATACTTGAGTGACTTTAGCTACAACCAACAAAGAATTTTAACAAATAGATTGATTCACTCTTATTTGGCAGCCCCCTATACTTTTCATTTAAGTAAGAATACAGCCCATATTATTAAAAATATTATTAGCGAAACGACTCTTTTTACTCAGGGCTGTTTAATGCCATCTCTAAGGTTCATTAACTATCTAGTGATCACTCTTCTATTCTTTGTACTGCTGGCTAAAACAAGTTCAGTCCTTTTGATATTGGTCTTAGGAGTTATCTTACCTATATTTTTATTATTTAACCAATTAGGGGGAAAATTGCGACAATGGGGTAAGCACCGCTCGGAAAGTCAAAAAGAAATTGTTCGTACTATCAATCACAGTCTAGGGGGATTTAAAGAAACCCGAATCTTAGGATGTGAAAGTTATTTTAGAAAAGAAGTAGAACACCAATCTCATGTTTACAGCCGAGCATCTACCTTGTTTACTATCGCTCAAATGCTGCCGAATGTGATCATCAAAACAGTTTTAATTATGATTTTGGTGCTTTACATTGCTTTTGCTGAAACTCTATTTAATCAAAATCTAGCCAGTTTAACGGGAGTGATAGGAATTTTTGCAGTGGCAGCTATGCGCTTAACTCCAGTAGCTAGTGGAGTTATAACTACGATCAATCAATTACAAAATAGTGGTTATACCCTGGATATGCTCTATTTAGACCTCAAAGAACTAGAAAAAGAAAATACAACCTATCAGTTGGACGAGGGAAAAGCTTTAAGCAGAAGTAACAACACCAATTCTAATCTTCCTGAAAATGAAACCTTAGCTTTTGAAAATCAAATTGATTTAGTTGATATCAGTTACCGTTATCCCGGTTCTGAAGAGCCTTCTCTAGATCATATATTTTTGAGTATTAAAAAGGGAGAATCTATTGCTCTAATCGGTAAATCTGGCGCAGGTAAGACCACATTAGTAGATGTTATTTTAGGCCTGTTAATACCAGAAAGTGGAGACATACAAGTTGATGGGGTATCGGTCTACAATAATCTTCGTTCCTGGCAAAATTTAGTTGGCTATATACCCCAGTCCATTTTTCTCTTAGATGACACTATTGAGAAAAATATTGCTTTTGGTGTTCCTAACAAGTTAATCGATCAAGATAGATTATTTAAAGCGATAAAAGCCGCTCAACTTGAAGAGGTCGTTGAACAATTACCCAAAGGGATTAAAACAGAAATCGGTGAACGAGGAGTAAGACTATCAGGCGGACAACGTCAACGCATAGGAATTGCTCGTGCCCTTTACCATGAGCGAGAAATTCTCGTCTTAGATGAGGCCACTTCTGCACTAGATAACGAAACCGAACGTCTTGTTACTGAGGCGATTAAATCCCTAGCTGGAAGCAAAACTTTGATTATTATTGCCCACCGACTGACTACGGTTGAACATTGCAATCGTATTTATATGCTTAATAAGGGTAGTATCGTTAAGTCAGGTAGTTACCAAGAAGTTGTCACATCCTAA
- a CDS encoding ion transporter, whose translation MKQQFFLKEQIAYYLEDTETALGQIINLSIMGAIFLSLAIFVAETYSIPKSLEVWFDYIDLVILIIFTLEYSVRFWCAQEKVKFVFSLFSILDLLAIIPLLFGLIDVRFFRIFRWFRVLRMIRFIEFETSVFKMKIANEIAVTRIFLILLSITFVYAGLIYQIEHQNNPELFRNFFDALYFSVVAMTTVGFGDVTPLSELGRAVTLMMIISGVILIPWQITELTKQLMKTVENKTNNLQCYECGLDSHDNDAIFCKKCGNKLDIAHQ comes from the coding sequence ATGAAACAGCAATTCTTTTTAAAAGAGCAAATTGCTTATTATCTAGAAGATACAGAAACCGCCCTAGGACAAATCATTAATTTAAGCATTATGGGAGCGATTTTTTTATCTTTAGCGATTTTTGTCGCTGAGACTTATTCCATTCCCAAATCGCTAGAAGTATGGTTTGATTATATTGATCTAGTTATTTTAATTATTTTTACGCTCGAATATAGCGTCCGTTTTTGGTGTGCCCAAGAGAAAGTTAAATTTGTCTTTAGCCTTTTTTCCATTTTAGATCTTTTAGCGATAATTCCTTTGTTGTTTGGTTTAATAGATGTTCGTTTTTTTAGGATTTTTAGATGGTTTCGAGTTTTAAGAATGATCCGATTTATCGAATTTGAAACCTCTGTATTTAAAATGAAAATAGCTAATGAAATAGCTGTAACTCGAATTTTTTTAATTTTATTATCAATTACCTTTGTTTATGCTGGATTAATCTATCAGATAGAACATCAAAATAATCCTGAACTTTTTCGTAATTTTTTTGATGCTTTATATTTTTCGGTAGTGGCGATGACTACCGTCGGTTTTGGCGATGTGACTCCTTTATCGGAATTGGGACGTGCAGTCACTTTAATGATGATTATCAGTGGTGTTATTCTGATTCCTTGGCAAATTACTGAGTTAACTAAACAACTCATGAAAACAGTTGAAAATAAAACCAATAACCTCCAATGTTATGAGTGTGGGCTAGATAGTCATGATAATGATGCCATATTTTGCAAAAAATGTGGAAACAAGCTAGATATAGCTCATCAATAA